A region from the Vicia villosa cultivar HV-30 ecotype Madison, WI linkage group LG3, Vvil1.0, whole genome shotgun sequence genome encodes:
- the LOC131657456 gene encoding uncharacterized protein LOC131657456: MDIPTDTVKERTRHTRAYKIPDIDVSGLIGLSSRLEGEVLRDFNHDYGNLLSILKTSFDPMALITLFQFYDPQLRCFTFQDYQLVPTLEEFSYILNIRITDDVPFIRVPEVVRFEKIAEALHMGIKEVERNWKSSGGVSGFYLCFLISRAEDAAKKEQWVDFSRLLAIMIYGIVLFPSRGNFVSLAAICVFMNKNPVPTLLADAYFSIHSRSKKGGYVVDSCLPLLYQWFMLHLPVRGPFVLKKSSLKWSDRIVNLTSYDIRWNYCVGKIWNIITSCGPYPNVPLMGTRGCISYNPTLAYRQLGYAMERAQNDVEAFESVYFAVGKDPLELEKIAYAWTKVHKRDQNTLSKKVPIAMGPYRKWVEARVASLLLPFARSCPLYEQPPVVLSDTVAAELYIQTEADNIKLRAKDNEVGLERYFQDREKAELARKLKHAQGEGSSMTRAQRRSHESLYQKQQECAKLRRSESNSKRRMQDSEQQLMEEKAKTARLEEELASFRSQRREDGGAHSVVRRS; the protein is encoded by the coding sequence ATGGACATTCCCACTGATACTGTCAAGGAGCGTACAAGGCACACCAGAGCTTATAAGATTCCGGATATTGATGTTTCGGGGTTGATTGGTTTGAGTTCTCGGTTGGAAGGGGAGGTTCTTCGTGACTTCAATCATGATTATGGCAATTTGCTCTCCATCCTCAAGACATCTTTCGATCCAATGGCTTTGATCACCCtgtttcagttctatgatccacaGTTGAGGTGTTTTACATTTCAGGACTATCAACTGGTGCCAACACTCGAGGAGTTTTCTTACATACTCAACATCCGAATCACTGATGATGTACCTTTCATTCGAGTTCCCGAGGTTGTGAGATTTGAAAAAATAGCTGAAGCTCTTCACATGGGTATAAAGGAGGTGGAAAGAAATTGGAAGTCATCGGGCGGTGTTTCTGGTTTCTATCTTTGCTTTTTGATCAGTAGGGCTGAGGATGCGGCGAAGAAGGAGCAGTGGGTTGATTTTAGTCGCTTGCTTGCTATCATGATTTATGGTATTGTTTTATTCCCTTCAAGAGGAAACTTTGTGAGTTTGGCGGCAATTTGTGTCTTTATGAACAAAAACCCCGTGCCAACGTTGCTTGCAGACGCTTATTTTTCGATCCATTCGAGAAGTAAGAAGGGAGGATATGTTGTTGATTCTTGTCTTCCGTTGTTGTATCAGTGGTTCATGTTGCATTTGCCGGTGAGAGGACCTTttgtgctcaagaagagttctcttAAGTGGTCAGATAGGATTGTTAACCTCACATCTTATGACATCAGGTGGAACTATTGTGTGGGGAAGATTTGGAACATCATCACTAGTTGCGGTCCATATCCCAACGTTCCTCTCATGGGAACCAGAGGTTGCATTAGTTACAATCCCACACTCGCCTATCGTCAATTGGGATATGCAATGGAAAGGGCTCAGAATGATGTAGAAGCATTTGAATCAGTGTACTTTGCTGTTGGTAAAGATCCTCTGGAGCTAGAAAAGATAGCGTATGCTTGGACCAAAGTTCACAAGAGAGATCAGAATACTTTGAGCAAGAAAGTTCCTATTGCTATGGGTCCTTACcgcaagtgggttgaagcaagaGTGGCAAGTCTGTTGTTGCCATTTGCTAGGTCATGTCCATTGTATGAGCAACCTCCCGTGGTTTTATCTGATACCGTTGCGGCTGAACTCTATATTCAAACTGAAGCGGACAACATCAAACTAAGAGCAAAGGACAATGAGGTTGGCTTGGAGAGGTATTTTCAAGATCGCGAAAAGGCGGAATTGGCTCGTAAGCTCAAGCATGCGCAAGGTGAAGGTTCAAGCATGACACGTGCCCAAAGGCGATCTCATGAAAGCTTGTACCAAAAACAGCAGGAATGTGCGAAGTTGCGAAGGTCCGAAAGCAATAGCAAGAGAAGGATGCAGGATTCAGAACAACAGTTGATGGAAGAGAAAGCCAAGACAGCTAGACTTGAAGAAGAGCTTGCAAGCTTCCGGTCCCAGCGGAGAGAAGATGGAGGAGCTCATTCTGTTGTCAGACGATCCTAG